Proteins encoded in a region of the Rickettsia bellii RML369-C genome:
- a CDS encoding phospholipase D family protein: MKRKNKKFTEIFIAFILGIAIGVLGYSDYGTDLINQFKISHTPPPKIKHYNISQLSRSKVSTCFTPPSGCTKFIADQIDTARESIYMHAYGMSDSLITAALIDAQARGVQVKILLDRSNLKQKFSKLHELQRAKIEVGIDKVPGIAHNKVIIIDKKKVITGSFNFTAAADKRNAENVIVIEDAELADSYLQNWLSRKARNG, translated from the coding sequence GTGAAGAGAAAAAATAAAAAATTTACGGAAATATTTATTGCCTTTATTTTAGGCATAGCAATAGGTGTTTTAGGATATTCAGATTATGGAACTGATCTAATAAATCAGTTCAAAATATCGCATACACCGCCTCCAAAAATAAAGCATTACAATATTTCGCAGCTTTCTAGAAGTAAAGTTAGTACATGTTTTACTCCCCCATCAGGTTGCACTAAATTTATAGCAGATCAGATTGATACGGCTAGAGAGTCTATTTACATGCATGCATATGGTATGAGCGATTCGTTAATTACTGCGGCTTTAATTGATGCTCAAGCACGTGGTGTGCAAGTTAAGATCTTACTTGATCGTAGTAATTTAAAGCAAAAATTTTCTAAATTACACGAATTACAACGAGCAAAAATTGAGGTAGGTATAGATAAAGTTCCGGGTATTGCTCATAATAAAGTTATAATTATCGATAAAAAGAAAGTAATAACCGGTTCATTTAATTTTACTGCCGCTGCTGATAAACGTAATGCAGAAAATGTAATCGTTATAGAAGATGCTGAGCTTGCAGATTCTTATCTACAAAACTGGCTCAGTAGAAAAGCAAGAAATGGATAG
- a CDS encoding phasin family protein, giving the protein MLNNTQFLDFMKSYMNPELYMSSLKNMPNIDFSSTTGTMQRALNILVTTNQIATESMQNLLKKNSEMIQHNVNTILNSTKEAMGTNDFKQASDCHQKCFKSIYETSMNNAKEIANISYESSAKILEAVNKNISENVHQASSNMQNMAQQAQKNVFNKKTV; this is encoded by the coding sequence ATGTTAAATAATACACAATTTTTAGATTTTATGAAATCTTATATGAATCCTGAACTTTATATGAGTTCTTTAAAAAATATGCCTAATATAGATTTTTCATCTACCACCGGAACAATGCAAAGAGCTTTAAATATTTTAGTAACAACAAATCAAATAGCTACTGAAAGCATGCAAAATTTGCTTAAGAAAAACTCCGAAATGATACAACATAATGTTAATACCATTTTGAATTCTACTAAAGAAGCAATGGGTACTAATGATTTTAAGCAAGCTAGCGATTGTCACCAAAAATGTTTCAAATCTATTTATGAAACATCTATGAATAACGCTAAAGAAATTGCAAATATTTCCTATGAATCTTCAGCAAAAATACTAGAAGCAGTAAATAAGAATATTTCTGAAAATGTTCATCAAGCTTCTTCTAATATGCAAAATATGGCACAACAAGCACAAAAAAACGTATTTAATAAGAAAACTGTTTAG
- a CDS encoding tyrosine recombinase XerC, producing the protein MLDTQIQELIIKWQKYLSLQKNYSNHTLISYNNDLKHFLEFMNYYNSDIVTMDYIKAADIRLMRSWLAKRKCDNFVTSSIARGLSAIKNFYKFLEKTAELHNHVVFSIKSPKKSKLLPKALSEEEVNISLDHIEEYGNSQWIEIRNKALLVLIYASGLRISEALSITKLHLQNLEFIKIMGKGSKERVIPWLAIARNLITEYLEKLPYELKDDEPIFRGKQGKKLQPPVFNRELIKLKRFYGLPEYLSAHSFRHSFASHLLENGADLRSIQELLGHKSLSTTQSYTKTSIKHLETAYVTAHPIKK; encoded by the coding sequence ATGTTAGATACACAAATACAAGAATTAATAATTAAGTGGCAAAAATACCTCAGCTTGCAAAAAAATTACTCTAATCATACCCTGATTTCCTATAATAATGATCTTAAACATTTCCTTGAGTTCATGAATTATTATAATTCGGATATCGTCACAATGGATTATATTAAGGCAGCAGATATAAGATTAATGCGAAGTTGGCTTGCTAAAAGAAAATGTGATAATTTTGTTACTTCATCAATTGCCCGTGGTTTATCTGCCATAAAGAATTTTTATAAATTTTTAGAAAAGACGGCTGAATTACATAATCATGTGGTTTTTTCTATTAAATCTCCCAAAAAAAGTAAATTACTGCCAAAAGCCTTATCTGAAGAAGAGGTAAATATATCACTTGATCATATTGAAGAATATGGAAATAGTCAGTGGATAGAAATTAGAAATAAAGCATTACTTGTTCTTATATATGCTTCAGGTTTACGAATATCTGAAGCATTATCGATTACAAAGCTTCATTTACAAAATTTAGAATTTATAAAAATAATGGGTAAAGGAAGTAAAGAGAGGGTAATTCCTTGGCTTGCTATTGCTAGAAATTTGATCACAGAATATTTAGAAAAATTACCATATGAATTGAAAGATGATGAACCAATATTTAGAGGGAAGCAAGGTAAAAAATTGCAACCTCCTGTATTTAACCGTGAGTTAATTAAGTTGAAACGCTTTTATGGCTTACCTGAATATTTAAGTGCTCATTCATTTAGGCATAGTTTTGCCTCGCATTTACTAGAAAATGGAGCAGATTTACGCTCTATTCAAGAGCTATTAGGACATAAAAGTTTATCAACTACACAAAGCTATACAAAAACAAGTATAAAGCATTTAGAAACGGCATATGTTACCGCACATCCAATCAAAAAATAA
- the dksA gene encoding RNA polymerase-binding protein DksA, with product MFKITTLPEEYKPSKDEEYMCKNHLEYFRQKLLKWKNSLLSESQETLNYLKEENWNESDPNDRATTETETAFELRTRDRYRKLCEKIEQALKRIEEGEYGYCEETGDPIGIKRLEARPIATLCIEAQMRHENYEKNHLDEPQR from the coding sequence ATGTTTAAAATTACTACATTGCCTGAAGAATATAAGCCGTCTAAAGACGAAGAATATATGTGTAAAAATCACTTAGAATATTTTAGGCAAAAACTTTTAAAGTGGAAAAATTCTTTACTAAGTGAATCTCAAGAAACTTTAAATTATCTAAAAGAAGAAAATTGGAATGAATCAGACCCTAATGATCGTGCTACTACTGAAACAGAAACTGCTTTCGAACTTCGTACTAGAGACAGATATCGTAAGTTATGTGAAAAAATAGAGCAAGCATTAAAGCGTATTGAAGAGGGTGAATATGGTTATTGTGAAGAAACAGGCGATCCTATAGGTATAAAAAGGTTAGAAGCACGACCAATAGCTACATTATGTATTGAAGCACAAATGCGGCATGAAAATTATGAAAAAAATCATTTAGACGAACCGCAGAGATAA
- the bcp gene encoding thioredoxin-dependent thiol peroxidase, producing MTLEIGKKAHDFSLHIGKEKVIKLSDLKGKFVVLYFYPKDDTPGCTLEAQDFNKLKPEFDKLNAVIIGVSKDKLDSHDKFKEKYCLEFDLASDANSNLCEQYGVWVEKSMFGKKYMGIDRATFLLDKESVVRHIWRSVNAKGHAQEVLDKLKSLQ from the coding sequence ATGACATTAGAAATAGGGAAAAAAGCTCATGATTTCTCTTTACATATAGGCAAAGAGAAAGTAATTAAATTATCTGATTTAAAAGGCAAATTTGTGGTGCTATATTTTTACCCAAAAGATGACACACCGGGGTGTACTTTAGAAGCACAAGATTTCAACAAGTTAAAACCAGAATTCGATAAGCTTAATGCAGTAATTATCGGGGTTTCAAAAGATAAACTCGACTCTCATGATAAGTTTAAAGAAAAATATTGTTTAGAATTTGATTTAGCTTCAGATGCAAATTCAAATTTATGCGAACAATATGGGGTATGGGTAGAGAAATCAATGTTTGGTAAAAAATATATGGGCATAGATAGAGCAACTTTCTTACTTGATAAGGAAAGCGTTGTTAGGCATATTTGGCGTTCTGTCAACGCTAAAGGACATGCTCAGGAAGTATTAGACAAACTGAAATCATTGCAATAA
- the nagZ gene encoding beta-N-acetylhexosaminidase yields MTLEKAVKPVIIGISDTKLTDREKALLHEHSPLGIALFARNIKTDEKGKQNKEALAQLITDIKEILGENSIIAIDQEGGRVQRLTKPTFYNAPPAKDFGDLAKDQGLEIAIEKCKQNYSNIGKELKALGINLDFAPVGDISHKGAHDVIGNRSFGTEPEIVVPLCIAALEGLQQEKVQGCIKHMPGHGRAKADSHKELPQVNASIEELNETDFKVFKELATFNKIKLAMTAHIVYKSIDANNPATLSPKVIKYIRNEIGYKGLIISDAIEMKALNGDMKDIAKKALEAGVDIVLECTGKLENMIEVLDSVSKISINKFADLLLN; encoded by the coding sequence ATGACTTTAGAGAAAGCTGTAAAACCTGTAATTATAGGCATATCAGATACTAAATTAACTGATAGAGAAAAAGCATTGTTACATGAGCATAGTCCGCTAGGGATAGCTTTATTTGCACGAAATATCAAAACAGATGAAAAAGGAAAGCAAAATAAAGAAGCCCTTGCTCAGCTTATCACTGATATAAAAGAAATATTGGGGGAAAATTCTATTATTGCTATAGATCAAGAGGGTGGTAGAGTACAAAGGCTTACAAAACCAACTTTCTATAATGCACCTCCTGCTAAAGATTTTGGTGATTTAGCAAAAGATCAAGGGTTAGAAATTGCAATAGAAAAATGTAAACAAAATTACAGTAATATAGGTAAAGAACTTAAAGCACTTGGTATTAATTTAGATTTTGCACCGGTAGGCGATATAAGCCATAAAGGAGCTCATGATGTTATAGGTAATAGAAGTTTTGGTACAGAGCCTGAAATAGTTGTGCCTTTATGTATAGCAGCTTTAGAAGGTTTACAGCAAGAAAAGGTGCAAGGTTGTATAAAACATATGCCGGGGCATGGTAGAGCTAAAGCTGACAGCCATAAAGAATTGCCACAAGTAAACGCTAGCATAGAAGAGTTAAATGAAACAGATTTTAAAGTATTTAAAGAGTTAGCTACTTTTAATAAAATTAAACTTGCCATGACGGCACATATAGTTTACAAGTCTATCGATGCTAATAATCCTGCTACATTATCACCAAAAGTTATTAAATATATTAGAAATGAAATCGGCTATAAAGGTCTTATTATTTCCGATGCAATAGAAATGAAAGCATTAAATGGCGACATGAAAGATATTGCTAAAAAAGCTTTAGAAGCAGGAGTAGATATAGTTTTAGAATGTACTGGTAAGTTAGAAAATATGATTGAAGTATTAGATAGTGTGTCTAAAATATCTATAAATAAATTCGCTGATTTACTACTAAACTAA
- a CDS encoding guanosine polyphosphate pyrophosphohydrolase has translation MVCDIINIIKEDLHKADIENKIFMRLKEPYSVLKKMKRKEVAVHELKDLIACRIIVKSKDQCYNTLDIIKDSPHLSLLHTKDYICRPKSNGYQSIHSIMQLQYSKRNFEIQIRSEKMDRDAELGRAAHLNYKAEQDKHLKKVFDIANDTILYRARQMVESFKGLEEQIIEYEKEIMRVWHTRYDEMLKWESGAKLLIFSQE, from the coding sequence TTGGTTTGCGATATAATTAATATAATTAAAGAGGACTTGCATAAAGCCGACATAGAGAACAAGATATTTATGCGTCTTAAAGAACCTTACTCTGTTCTTAAAAAAATGAAAAGAAAAGAGGTGGCGGTTCATGAATTGAAAGATTTAATTGCATGCAGAATTATTGTTAAGTCTAAGGATCAATGCTATAACACTCTTGATATAATAAAGGATTCCCCGCATCTATCATTATTGCATACCAAAGATTATATTTGTAGACCCAAAAGTAATGGTTACCAATCTATTCACAGTATAATGCAACTTCAATATTCTAAACGTAATTTTGAAATACAAATAAGAAGCGAAAAAATGGATAGAGATGCCGAACTTGGTAGAGCAGCCCATTTAAATTATAAAGCAGAACAAGATAAGCATTTGAAGAAAGTTTTTGATATTGCTAATGACACGATATTATACAGAGCTAGACAAATGGTAGAAAGTTTTAAAGGTCTAGAAGAGCAAATTATAGAATATGAAAAAGAAATTATGCGTGTTTGGCATACTAGATATGATGAAATGCTAAAATGGGAAAGTGGGGCTAAGTTATTAATATTTAGCCAAGAATAA